The Candidatus Omnitrophota bacterium genome has a segment encoding these proteins:
- a CDS encoding glutathione S-transferase N-terminal domain-containing protein, giving the protein MPLTLYHFQGCPYCGRVRDFLSKENISVPMKDTHANPSFRDELIKIGGKTQVPCLVINGKALYESSDIIEWFKKNK; this is encoded by the coding sequence ATGCCATTGACCCTTTATCATTTTCAGGGCTGTCCGTATTGCGGCCGCGTGCGCGACTTTCTGTCCAAAGAAAATATCAGCGTGCCCATGAAAGATACCCACGCAAACCCTTCTTTCCGCGATGAACTCATCAAGATCGGCGGCAAGACCCAAGTGCCGTGTCTGGTCATCAACGGCAAAGCGCTCTATGAATCATCAGATATCATTGAGTGGTTCAAGAAAAACAAATGA
- a CDS encoding zinc metalloprotease HtpX — MSLQIRMALLVAALFAIVYAAIVLIGTAMGMNDFYFYLIISVGLMWLQFMIGPKIIEWTMQLKYIKREDDPKLWSMVEEMARKANIPMPRVCISPSQVPNAFAFGRGQRDGRVCVCQGILRLLDEEELKAVLGHELTHLKNRDVVVITLLSVVPMIMYRLAWHFMWYGGGRRNDRNAPSGLVIGLAAFLFYFITNLLVLYGSRIREYYADKGSVELGNKPSALASALYKLVYGSARMANTEDLKQVEGMKAFFLNDPSQAMNEIKDLAQLDINKSGTIDTNELFRLRNKTVTLSTGEKMMELLGTHPNMLKRIKHLSDLK, encoded by the coding sequence ATGTCTTTGCAAATACGCATGGCACTTTTGGTGGCGGCTCTGTTCGCTATTGTTTACGCGGCCATTGTCCTGATCGGAACGGCCATGGGGATGAACGATTTTTATTTTTATCTGATCATTTCCGTGGGGTTGATGTGGTTGCAATTCATGATCGGCCCCAAGATCATTGAATGGACCATGCAGTTAAAATACATCAAGCGCGAAGATGACCCGAAACTCTGGAGTATGGTCGAGGAGATGGCCCGCAAGGCCAATATCCCCATGCCGCGCGTGTGCATTTCACCGTCGCAGGTGCCCAATGCGTTCGCGTTCGGCCGTGGTCAGCGCGACGGGCGCGTGTGCGTTTGCCAGGGCATCCTGCGCCTGCTGGACGAGGAAGAATTAAAAGCGGTTTTAGGCCATGAATTGACCCATCTTAAAAACCGCGATGTGGTCGTCATCACCTTATTGTCGGTGGTCCCCATGATCATGTACCGCCTGGCCTGGCATTTCATGTGGTACGGCGGCGGACGCAGGAATGACCGCAACGCGCCCAGCGGCCTTGTCATCGGGTTGGCCGCGTTCCTGTTTTATTTCATCACCAATCTTCTGGTGCTCTACGGTTCGCGCATCCGGGAATATTACGCGGACAAGGGCTCCGTTGAATTAGGCAATAAACCATCAGCTTTAGCGTCGGCATTGTATAAACTGGTCTATGGCTCCGCGCGCATGGCCAACACCGAAGACCTCAAGCAGGTTGAAGGGATGAAAGCATTTTTTCTCAATGACCCGTCGCAGGCCATGAATGAGATCAAAGACCTCGCTCAATTGGATATCAACAAAAGCGGCACCATTGACACCAATGAACTGTTCCGCTTGAGGAACAAGACGGTCACCCTGTCCACGGGCGAGAAAATGATGGAATTGCTGGGCACGCACCCGAACATGCTCAAGCGCATCAAACATTTATCAGATCTCAAATGA
- the mtaB gene encoding tRNA (N(6)-L-threonylcarbamoyladenosine(37)-C(2))-methylthiotransferase MtaB: MKISFYTLGCRLNQSETASIRNSFEVGGYTVVDFDKPSDIAVINTCTVTEGGDTDTRRLVHRVNRLNPNARIALVGCQAQVQKERLATLPNVRWIVGNQKKMDLVDVFRRYPDPVQAEVITPTIEREAFTIAVSSVDDRHTRANIKIQDGCDFFCSFCEIPYARGRARSRVFDDIIKEARILAQAGRREIVLTGINIGTYGHEGKKLMDVIARLEGIAGIDRIRISSIEPTTIPLEIFGRMGQGKLCRYLHIPLQSGHDDILSAMKRKYTTGEFRNFIRGAYAQVPQICIGTDVIVGFPGETDAQFADAEAFLRQEPIHYFHVFSYSQRQMAKSKDMGEVVAPQTISKRSQILRDLSQRKRLMFYGSLIGTTQAVLFEEQKGGFWTGLTDNYARVKVRSDTDLHNQLVPVRLEKMDGQAIYGEY; encoded by the coding sequence ATGAAAATTTCTTTTTACACATTGGGCTGCCGGCTCAATCAAAGCGAGACCGCCTCCATCCGCAATTCCTTTGAGGTCGGCGGCTATACCGTTGTTGATTTTGACAAGCCATCAGACATCGCGGTCATCAATACCTGCACCGTGACCGAAGGGGGAGACACGGACACGCGGCGTCTGGTCCACCGCGTCAATCGCCTCAACCCCAATGCCCGTATCGCCTTGGTTGGCTGTCAGGCCCAGGTGCAAAAGGAGCGATTAGCGACCTTACCCAACGTGCGCTGGATCGTCGGCAATCAGAAGAAAATGGACCTGGTGGATGTGTTCCGCCGCTATCCCGACCCTGTGCAGGCCGAAGTGATCACGCCGACCATTGAACGCGAAGCATTCACCATCGCGGTTTCATCCGTAGATGACCGGCATACCCGCGCCAATATCAAAATTCAGGATGGCTGTGACTTTTTCTGTTCATTCTGCGAAATTCCTTACGCGCGCGGCCGGGCCCGTAGCCGTGTCTTTGACGACATTATTAAGGAAGCGCGCATTTTGGCGCAAGCAGGCCGCCGTGAGATCGTTTTGACCGGTATCAATATCGGCACTTACGGCCATGAAGGCAAAAAATTGATGGATGTCATCGCGCGCTTAGAAGGCATCGCCGGCATTGACCGCATCCGCATATCGTCTATTGAACCGACCACCATTCCTTTGGAAATATTCGGCCGCATGGGCCAGGGCAAATTATGCCGCTATCTGCACATCCCCTTGCAAAGCGGCCATGATGATATTTTGTCCGCCATGAAGCGCAAATACACGACGGGTGAGTTCAGAAATTTTATCCGCGGGGCTTACGCGCAAGTGCCGCAGATCTGCATCGGCACCGACGTGATCGTTGGTTTTCCGGGAGAAACCGACGCGCAGTTCGCGGATGCCGAGGCGTTTTTGAGGCAAGAGCCCATCCATTATTTTCACGTGTTCAGTTATTCCCAACGGCAAATGGCTAAAAGTAAGGACATGGGGGAGGTTGTTGCCCCGCAAACCATCAGCAAGCGCAGTCAAATTTTACGCGACCTAAGCCAGCGCAAACGCCTCATGTTTTATGGATCGCTCATCGGCACCACACAGGCGGTTTTGTTTGAAGAACAAAAAGGCGGATTCTGGACCGGCCTGACCGACAATTATGCGCGGGTCAAGGTCAGATCCGACACTGACCTCCACAATCAATTAGTCCCTGTCCGTTTGGAAAAAATGGACGGGCAGGCTATTTACGGGGAGTATTGA
- the gshB gene encoding glutathione synthase, with protein sequence MKFLFLMDPLETVAMEKDTTFILMVGAHARGHDVYFLAEDGIALKDGKVHFHVVKVKPQLIVHEPFIEEHAATLTQDQVHAVFVRPDPPVDEQYLMNTWLLDQLPPNVLVINKPSGIRTVNEKIWAAQFTDITPKTLISCRRPDLLDFIAKEKSAKGGSASGGNGVIAKPTNAFGGHAVFHIKPGDTNTKVILENLSRRWSVPVVLQRYVPDAESGDKRILLLNGEPLGAVLRVHEEGDHRNNFFAGGKPHAAQLTARDSHIIGVLKEHLLRLGLYFVGIDIIGGFLIEVNVTSPTCMQEMNRLYNVALQEKVIDFVEKSVK encoded by the coding sequence ATGAAATTCCTCTTTTTGATGGACCCGCTGGAAACAGTGGCGATGGAAAAAGACACCACCTTCATCCTCATGGTCGGCGCGCACGCGCGCGGGCATGACGTGTATTTCCTGGCCGAGGACGGCATCGCGCTCAAAGACGGCAAGGTGCATTTTCACGTCGTCAAGGTCAAGCCGCAACTAATCGTCCATGAGCCGTTCATTGAAGAACACGCGGCCACCCTGACGCAAGACCAGGTCCACGCCGTGTTCGTGCGTCCCGACCCTCCGGTGGACGAACAATACCTGATGAACACATGGCTTTTGGACCAGCTGCCCCCCAACGTCCTCGTCATCAACAAACCGTCGGGCATACGCACCGTCAATGAAAAGATCTGGGCCGCGCAATTTACGGACATCACTCCGAAAACCCTCATTTCCTGCAGGCGTCCTGACCTTCTGGATTTCATCGCCAAAGAAAAGTCCGCCAAAGGCGGATCCGCCTCCGGCGGAAACGGCGTCATTGCCAAACCGACCAACGCGTTCGGCGGGCACGCGGTCTTTCATATCAAGCCCGGGGACACCAACACCAAGGTCATTCTGGAAAACCTCTCCCGGCGCTGGTCGGTGCCCGTTGTCCTCCAGCGTTACGTGCCGGACGCAGAGAGCGGGGACAAACGCATTTTGCTGTTAAACGGCGAACCGCTGGGCGCCGTGCTGCGCGTGCACGAGGAAGGCGACCACCGTAATAATTTCTTTGCCGGCGGTAAACCGCACGCGGCCCAGCTCACGGCCCGCGACAGCCACATCATCGGCGTCCTCAAAGAGCATCTGCTGCGTTTGGGGCTTTATTTCGTCGGCATTGACATCATCGGCGGGTTTTTGATCGAGGTCAACGTCACCTCCCCGACCTGCATGCAGGAAATGAACCGCCTGTATAACGTCGCTCTGCAGGAAAAAGTCATTGATTTCGTCGAAAAATCTGTAAAATAA
- a CDS encoding DUF2237 domain-containing protein, producing MSESQARNVLGGKLEPCCKFPMTGFYRDGYCNTGPEDLGRHTVCIRVTEEFLAFSKDAGNDLSTPQPESDFSGLIAGDQWCLCALRWQEAFEVGAAPQVVLGSTHEATLQVVKLEDLKAHAVRESKKF from the coding sequence ATGTCTGAATCGCAAGCCAGAAATGTATTGGGAGGAAAGCTCGAGCCCTGCTGCAAATTCCCGATGACGGGGTTTTACCGCGACGGGTATTGCAACACCGGCCCGGAGGATCTGGGCCGGCATACGGTGTGCATCCGGGTCACGGAGGAATTCCTGGCATTTTCCAAGGACGCCGGCAATGATCTTTCCACACCGCAACCGGAGTCCGATTTTTCGGGCTTGATCGCGGGCGACCAGTGGTGTTTATGCGCCTTGCGCTGGCAGGAGGCCTTTGAAGTCGGCGCCGCGCCGCAAGTCGTTCTGGGATCCACCCATGAGGCAACACTTCAAGTCGTCAAACTGGAAGACCTCAAAGCCCATGCCGTCCGTGAAAGTAAAAAATTTTAA
- the grxD gene encoding Grx4 family monothiol glutaredoxin: protein MLSDKMRQDIENEIKTNPIVIYMKGTPDAPQCGFSARSVQILRSYNLPIKSHDILASEELRQGVKEFTDWPTIPQIFIKGQFVGGCDIITEMHENGELAKLLGL, encoded by the coding sequence ATGTTATCAGATAAAATGCGGCAGGACATTGAAAACGAGATCAAGACCAATCCGATCGTGATCTACATGAAAGGCACGCCGGACGCGCCCCAGTGCGGGTTTTCGGCCAGGTCCGTGCAGATCCTGCGATCCTACAACCTTCCCATCAAAAGCCATGACATTCTGGCCAGCGAAGAACTGCGCCAGGGCGTCAAGGAATTCACCGACTGGCCCACCATCCCCCAGATCTTCATCAAAGGCCAGTTCGTCGGCGGCTGTGACATCATCACCGAAATGCACGAGAACGGCGAGCTGGCGAAACTTTTGGGTTTGTGA
- a CDS encoding BolA family protein, whose product MDRISLERILREHFQPSALEVIDDSPLHAGHAGAGQGGHYRVVIVAEAFKGQTSLKKHRMIYDALSSHWHGNIHALSIRASCP is encoded by the coding sequence ATGGATCGAATATCTCTTGAGCGTATTTTGCGCGAACATTTCCAGCCGTCCGCGCTTGAAGTGATCGACGATTCTCCTTTGCATGCCGGCCACGCCGGGGCGGGTCAGGGCGGCCATTACCGCGTCGTCATCGTCGCTGAAGCGTTCAAGGGGCAAACATCCCTAAAAAAACACCGCATGATCTACGACGCCCTGTCTTCCCATTGGCATGGCAATATCCACGCTTTGTCCATTCGGGCCTCATGTCCGTAA
- a CDS encoding BolA/IbaG family iron-sulfur metabolism protein yields the protein MTVQEIKNAIERSIPGAAAHVLDPMNDGQHLQAFVIAPAFEGKTLIQQHQMVMAPLKGALAGAVHALALKTFTPAKWEDVKSQYGF from the coding sequence ATGACGGTCCAGGAAATCAAGAACGCTATTGAACGCTCCATCCCCGGGGCCGCCGCGCATGTTCTCGACCCCATGAACGATGGACAGCATCTGCAGGCCTTTGTCATTGCCCCGGCCTTTGAGGGGAAAACGTTGATACAGCAACATCAAATGGTCATGGCGCCGCTCAAAGGAGCGCTCGCCGGCGCTGTGCACGCTTTGGCCTTAAAAACTTTCACCCCTGCCAAGTGGGAGGACGTCAAATCACAATACGGTTTTTAA
- the miaB gene encoding tRNA (N6-isopentenyl adenosine(37)-C2)-methylthiotransferase MiaB produces the protein MKIFLETYGCQMNEYDSELVRTILAREKYEFVPDEHQADIVMLNTCAIREHAHRKVYGRVHSIRHARPKDKPVMIGILGCMATNLRQDLFEDRSMKIDFIAGPDSYKRLPDLIREAGQDGQKAYDVTLSEFETYSDITPSRKQGVNAWIAVMRGCNNFCTFCVVPYTRGRERSRSVENVVEEVKHLAAEGFKQVTLLGQNVNSYHHEGKDFADLMQAVSRVHGIERIRFTSPHPKDFPVRFLDLMASNPKICKQIHLPLQAGNNRVLDMMNRTYTKEEFLALAADMRKRIPGLCLSTDVIVGFPTETDAEFEDTLSVMREVRFDSAFTFKYSERKGTIASKKHPDDVAEAVKTQRIMRLNDLQKQISYEKNLAHVGETHTVLVESLATARSSDECQGRTDGNKLVILPSGPYKVGDMLQVRITHATPHALRGGPFGV, from the coding sequence ATGAAAATATTTTTGGAAACATACGGCTGTCAGATGAACGAGTACGACTCCGAACTCGTGCGCACGATCTTGGCCCGTGAGAAGTATGAGTTTGTGCCCGACGAGCATCAGGCGGACATTGTCATGCTCAACACCTGCGCTATCCGCGAGCACGCGCATCGCAAGGTGTATGGCCGTGTTCATTCCATACGCCACGCCCGCCCCAAGGACAAGCCGGTCATGATAGGGATATTGGGGTGCATGGCCACCAATTTACGCCAGGACTTGTTTGAAGACCGCAGCATGAAAATTGACTTCATTGCCGGGCCCGACAGTTACAAACGCCTGCCGGATCTGATCCGCGAGGCGGGTCAGGATGGGCAAAAGGCCTATGACGTCACCCTGTCCGAATTTGAAACCTATTCCGACATCACCCCCAGCCGCAAACAAGGCGTTAATGCGTGGATCGCCGTCATGCGCGGGTGCAATAATTTCTGCACGTTTTGCGTCGTACCCTACACGCGCGGCCGCGAGCGCAGCCGCTCGGTGGAAAATGTGGTTGAAGAGGTCAAACATCTGGCCGCCGAAGGATTCAAACAAGTCACCTTGCTGGGCCAAAACGTGAATTCCTATCACCATGAAGGCAAGGATTTTGCGGACCTGATGCAGGCGGTCAGCCGCGTGCACGGCATTGAGCGCATCCGTTTCACATCACCTCACCCGAAAGATTTTCCGGTCCGTTTTCTTGACCTGATGGCGTCCAACCCAAAGATCTGCAAACAGATCCATTTGCCTTTGCAGGCGGGCAATAACCGCGTTTTGGACATGATGAACCGTACTTATACTAAGGAAGAGTTCCTCGCCCTGGCCGCGGACATGCGCAAGCGCATCCCGGGCTTATGCCTGTCCACCGACGTCATTGTGGGTTTTCCGACGGAAACCGACGCGGAATTTGAAGACACGTTGAGCGTCATGCGCGAAGTGCGTTTTGATTCGGCCTTCACGTTCAAATACTCCGAGCGCAAAGGCACCATTGCCTCCAAGAAACACCCCGACGATGTGGCTGAAGCCGTTAAAACCCAACGCATCATGCGGCTCAATGACCTGCAAAAACAGATCTCCTACGAAAAGAACCTCGCCCATGTCGGCGAAACCCATACGGTCCTGGTGGAATCCCTGGCCACGGCCAGGTCCTCCGACGAATGTCAGGGCAGGACAGACGGCAATAAACTCGTCATTCTACCCAGCGGTCCATATAAGGTAGGGGACATGCTCCAGGTCCGCATCACCCATGCCACACCCCATGCTTTACGCGGTGGGCCTTTCGGAGTATAA
- a CDS encoding dihydrolipoyl dehydrogenase → MKTFDVITIGSGGGAKITSPAASLGHKVAVIEKDRLGGTCLNRGCIPSKMLIHPADVALAIKEARKFDLHNDPNFTVDFAKLVTRISQTVDNDSDKIAASYSKHPNITSIKGEAKFIDNKTIEVNGERMTAPKIFIAIGTRPHIPDIPGLAGTPFMTSTEALRSTALPKSMIILGGGYIAAELGHAYGALGTKTCFLVRSSMLRNEDAEVAAEFVRVFSQRHDIRLGAVPARVEHGDGQFTVHYTQNNQNQKISAEALLVATGIVSNADTLHLENAGIRLNNRAFIAVDDFLQTSADGVYALGDCIGRYFFRHSVNFEGEYLFHALFGNSPKRPIQYPPMPHAIFAHPQIAGVGKTEEQLKDEGADYVVGLNPYKSSAMGMALLSDHGFCKLLVERKSRRILGCHIIGDEASDMIHMVIAFMNKNGTLDDLLNMIYIHPALPEIVRNSARKAEAALKIQNGI, encoded by the coding sequence ATGAAAACTTTTGATGTCATTACAATCGGCTCCGGCGGCGGGGCCAAGATCACCTCTCCGGCCGCCTCCCTGGGCCATAAGGTCGCGGTCATTGAAAAAGACCGCCTGGGTGGCACTTGTCTTAACCGCGGATGCATCCCCTCCAAAATGCTCATCCATCCGGCGGACGTGGCCCTGGCCATCAAAGAGGCCCGCAAATTTGATCTGCACAATGATCCCAACTTCACGGTGGATTTTGCCAAACTCGTCACCCGCATTTCGCAGACCGTGGACAATGATTCCGACAAGATCGCGGCCAGTTACAGCAAACACCCCAATATCACCTCTATCAAAGGCGAAGCCAAATTCATTGATAACAAAACTATTGAGGTCAACGGCGAACGCATGACAGCGCCAAAAATCTTTATCGCCATCGGTACCCGGCCCCACATTCCCGATATCCCGGGTCTGGCCGGAACGCCTTTTATGACCAGCACCGAGGCCCTGCGCAGCACAGCCTTGCCCAAAAGCATGATCATTTTAGGCGGCGGGTATATCGCGGCTGAACTGGGCCATGCCTATGGGGCGCTGGGGACCAAAACGTGTTTTCTGGTGCGCTCCTCCATGCTGCGAAACGAAGACGCCGAAGTAGCTGCTGAATTTGTCCGGGTCTTTTCCCAACGCCACGACATACGCCTTGGCGCCGTGCCCGCGCGCGTGGAGCATGGCGACGGGCAATTCACCGTGCATTACACCCAAAACAACCAAAACCAAAAGATCTCCGCCGAGGCACTCTTAGTCGCCACAGGCATTGTCTCCAACGCGGATACCTTGCATCTTGAAAATGCCGGCATACGCCTCAACAACCGTGCCTTCATCGCCGTGGACGATTTTCTGCAAACATCTGCCGATGGTGTTTATGCTTTGGGCGATTGCATCGGCCGTTATTTTTTCAGGCACAGCGTTAATTTTGAGGGCGAATACCTGTTCCATGCGCTGTTCGGCAACAGTCCCAAACGCCCCATCCAATATCCGCCCATGCCTCACGCGATCTTCGCGCATCCGCAGATCGCGGGTGTGGGAAAAACCGAGGAGCAACTCAAAGACGAGGGCGCAGACTATGTCGTCGGGCTTAATCCCTACAAAAGCAGTGCCATGGGTATGGCCTTGCTATCTGACCATGGTTTTTGTAAACTATTGGTCGAGCGCAAATCCCGCAGGATCCTGGGTTGTCATATCATCGGGGATGAGGCCTCGGACATGATCCACATGGTCATTGCCTTCATGAACAAGAACGGCACGCTGGATGATCTTCTCAACATGATCTACATTCACCCCGCCCTGCCGGAGATCGTGCGCAACAGCGCGCGCAAGGCCGAGGCGGCACTTAAAATTCAAAATGGGATATAA
- the dusB gene encoding tRNA dihydrouridine synthase DusB, which translates to MKIGSLTIDKPLCLAPMEDVTEMPFRVICKRLGADIVYTEFTSSEGIIRDIPRIMEKIEICDEERPVAIQIFGGRPEAMSGAAQAIERLKPDFIDVNCGCWVKNHVARNEGAGLLRDLPLFEAIVKATVKGTKLPVTVKTRLGWDEESIVITDVAKMVEDAGAQALTLHCRTRAQAHNGFADWSWLEKIKKAVKIPVIGNGDIASPEDVQAMFATGCDGVMIGRGAIANPWIFKQTKYYLKTGSHLPEPSVEERIQTCMEHLKLNVAHKGEKGGVITFRKHYAGYLKGLANIAQVRMELMQYTTLEPTIARLEKYLEESLSKI; encoded by the coding sequence ATGAAAATCGGTTCCCTGACCATCGACAAACCCCTGTGCCTGGCGCCCATGGAAGACGTGACGGAAATGCCGTTTCGCGTCATCTGCAAACGCCTGGGCGCGGACATCGTGTATACGGAATTCACCTCTTCCGAGGGGATCATCCGCGACATCCCCCGCATCATGGAAAAAATAGAGATCTGCGATGAGGAACGGCCGGTGGCCATCCAGATATTCGGCGGACGGCCCGAGGCCATGTCCGGCGCGGCCCAGGCCATTGAACGCCTCAAACCGGATTTTATTGACGTCAATTGCGGATGCTGGGTCAAAAACCACGTGGCGCGCAATGAAGGCGCCGGACTTTTGCGCGACCTTCCCCTGTTTGAGGCCATTGTCAAAGCCACGGTCAAGGGCACGAAATTGCCGGTCACGGTCAAAACACGCTTAGGGTGGGACGAGGAAAGCATCGTCATCACCGACGTGGCAAAGATGGTGGAGGATGCCGGCGCGCAGGCGCTCACCCTGCACTGCCGCACCCGTGCCCAAGCCCATAACGGTTTTGCCGACTGGTCCTGGCTGGAGAAAATTAAAAAAGCCGTTAAGATCCCTGTCATCGGCAACGGGGACATCGCCTCCCCCGAGGACGTCCAGGCCATGTTCGCGACCGGATGCGACGGGGTCATGATCGGCCGCGGCGCCATCGCCAATCCGTGGATCTTCAAGCAAACCAAATATTATCTGAAAACCGGCTCCCATTTGCCGGAACCGTCCGTTGAAGAACGTATCCAGACCTGCATGGAACATCTGAAACTCAACGTGGCGCACAAAGGCGAAAAAGGCGGGGTCATCACCTTCCGCAAACATTACGCGGGCTATCTCAAAGGCCTGGCGAACATTGCCCAAGTGCGTATGGAATTAATGCAATACACGACGCTGGAGCCGACCATTGCACGTTTAGAAAAATATCTAGAAGAAAGTTTATCTAAAATATGA
- a CDS encoding glutamate--cysteine ligase translates to MRKSLTVQNNFTGSFCVPCIQSKQEEVHQWLLGHEKKETPFYSSVDIRDAGFKMTVVDTNLFPAGFNNLCEHGIADASHFIREAILKRVPGARKILIVTEEHTRNTAYLENVRILQDIIRKAGFEVSVAFPEDIKTACTQCDLIVMNNDLSSGIPDALKKSNVPVFPSMHAGWHARLKSGHFIQTGRLAEEFARIVGLDPWLFSCLFEAVDDVDINSDEGHQKLHDAAVRLFDGVRAKYKEHKINEKPFAFIKADSGTYGMGVVPIEDPAQILELNRKKRNDLLRGKSGQPVTRFLLQEGVPTIQRIEQSPCEVCIYQVDNNLIGGFYRYHTGKSPRENLNSPGGMAFQKVCPHLDKYGQDCGVKHNMNIFDIYRILARIAGVAAGRETRELESQAR, encoded by the coding sequence ATGCGTAAATCACTGACCGTCCAAAATAATTTCACCGGAAGTTTCTGCGTGCCCTGCATCCAAAGCAAGCAGGAAGAGGTCCATCAATGGCTGTTGGGCCATGAAAAAAAGGAGACACCCTTCTATTCCTCCGTTGATATCCGCGACGCGGGATTTAAAATGACGGTGGTGGACACCAACCTTTTTCCCGCCGGGTTCAATAACCTGTGCGAACACGGCATTGCCGACGCCTCGCATTTTATCCGCGAAGCCATCCTCAAGCGTGTGCCTGGGGCACGCAAGATCCTCATCGTCACCGAAGAGCACACCCGGAACACCGCCTATCTGGAAAATGTGCGCATCCTGCAGGACATCATCCGTAAAGCGGGATTTGAGGTCAGCGTGGCCTTTCCCGAAGACATCAAGACCGCGTGCACGCAATGCGACCTGATCGTCATGAACAATGACCTTTCCTCCGGTATTCCCGACGCGCTTAAAAAGTCCAATGTCCCGGTGTTCCCGTCCATGCACGCGGGCTGGCACGCGCGGTTGAAATCCGGACATTTCATCCAAACCGGCCGGCTTGCCGAAGAATTCGCCCGCATCGTAGGTCTGGACCCGTGGCTTTTTTCCTGCCTCTTTGAGGCCGTGGACGACGTGGACATCAACAGCGACGAGGGGCATCAAAAACTGCATGACGCCGCGGTCCGGTTGTTTGACGGTGTGCGCGCGAAATACAAAGAACACAAGATCAACGAAAAGCCCTTTGCCTTCATCAAGGCCGACAGCGGCACCTACGGCATGGGGGTCGTGCCCATCGAGGACCCGGCGCAGATCCTGGAACTCAACCGCAAAAAACGCAATGACCTTTTGCGCGGCAAAAGCGGACAACCGGTCACGCGTTTTCTATTGCAGGAAGGCGTGCCCACCATCCAGCGCATCGAACAAAGCCCCTGCGAAGTATGCATTTATCAAGTCGACAACAATCTCATCGGCGGGTTTTACCGTTATCATACCGGCAAGAGCCCGCGCGAGAACCTGAATTCCCCCGGCGGCATGGCTTTCCAAAAGGTATGTCCCCATTTGGACAAATACGGCCAGGACTGCGGGGTCAAACACAACATGAACATCTTTGACATCTACCGGATCCTCGCCCGCATCGCCGGAGTGGCGGCGGGACGCGAGACCCGGGAATTGGAGAGCCAGGCCCGATGA